One Rosa chinensis cultivar Old Blush chromosome 3, RchiOBHm-V2, whole genome shotgun sequence DNA window includes the following coding sequences:
- the LOC121052283 gene encoding uncharacterized protein LOC121052283, whose product MSSFRDIYSNARLNVRMSYFIDSGSDHEENTGYDDKNIGYDDSETQDIGGMFQQQRMVTINKGNWSQKIMNQSTGTRTYASLAHEYELLHGKEPNRWELFKLTYRKVGTQEPIDAASAKAIENFEVAEQKRLSMNVDITAPEIRKEMYAEVLGKEKGNRVRGLGAGVTWDEVPGIHVEERGVSKEVQLLRVRLESQTKEAQERLGSTSDG is encoded by the exons ATGAG TTCATTCCGTGATATTTATTCTAATGCAAGATTAAATGTCAGGATGAGTTACTTTATTGATAGTGGAAGTGACCATGAAGAAAACACTGGGTATGACGACAAAAATATTGGGTATGACGATAGTGAGACACAAGATATCGGCGGTATGTTTCAACAGCAA AGGATGGTGACCATCAACAAGGGGAACTGGTCTCAAAAGATAATGAATCAGTCAACAGGGACACGAACCTATGCTAGTTTGGCTCATGAATAT GAACTTCTGCATGGTAAAGAGCCAAATAGATGGGAATTGTTCAAATTAACATACCGAAAGGTAGGAACTCAAGAGCCAATTGATGCAGCAAGTGCAAAAGCAATT GAGAATTTTGAAGTGGCCGAACAAAAGAGGCTAAGCATGAATGTTGACATCACTGCTCCAGAAATCCGTAAAGAGATGTATGCTGAGGTTCTTGGTAAGGAGAAGGGAAATCGAGTAAGGGGTCTTGGAGCTGGGGTTACTTGGGATGAAGTTCCTGGAATTCATGTGGAAGAGCGAGGTGTTTCAAAGGAAGTGCAACTCTTGCGAGTGCGATTAGAATCACAAACCAAAGAGGCACAAGAGAGGCTGGGAAGCACGTCTGATGGATGA